The genomic stretch ATGTCCTGCGCCGGGCGACGACCGACCACCTCGCGCATGGCGCTCTCGGCGACCTGCTGCAATGTGGCGGAAGGGCTTTCCAGGTTGAAAAGATACGCCTTGGGGTCGCTGACCGTATAGAGTACCGAGAACTGCACGTTGACGATGTTCTGGTCGCCAGACAGCATGAGGCCAGCGGAGGATTGGGCGCTGCCTGCAGCACCGATATTCTGCTGCTGCTCGGTGACCTTGACGATCTCGACGGTCTCGAAGGGCCAGAAATGGAAATGCAGGCCGGGCATGGAGATTTCTTCCTTCGGCTTGCCGAAGCGAAGTTCCACGCCGCGCTCATCCGGCTGAACGGTATAGACGGACTGGATCGCTAGGAACGCAACGATCGCGAGGATGACGAAGACCGCAGCCCCGCCGTTGAAGCCACCGGGAACGATCCCGCGAAGACGGTCCTGGCTGCGGCGGATCAGGTCTTCCAGATCCGGAGGACCACCACTTCCGCTTCCGCCACCGCCCCGAGGACGGTTCGAACCACCGCCACCCCATGGGCCCTGATTATTGCCGCCGCCGCCGCCCCACGGGCCGCCGCCGCCATTCTGATTGCTCCAGGGCATCAAAACCTCTTTGTTTGCCACTCCCATATACGTGGAAGCGCAGCTCCCTCGTCCTGCCCCCGTTATAGGGAGGCCGGCCGGTGCTTTCAACGACGCGTCAATAACTTCGGGGTGTTTGGTAACGAAATGTTTCAGTTTGTCGCGGGGCGACGGCGATAGATCGCAAAACGGGTCGGATAGTCGTCCCGCTCACCCGCTGGAACGAGCGTCTCCTCGACCTTCTCGAATACAGCGGGATCGATAGGCGGAAAGAACGTGTCTCCGTCCGGAACGGCAACCTCGACATGTGTGACATAGAGCACGTCGACGAGGTTCATCACCTGCCGGTAGACCTCGCCACCACCGATCACGCAGACTTCTGCAGCACCGGTCTCGGCAGCAACTTCCTGAGCCTTGGCCAAAGCCTTCTCCACGCCGTCAATTGTTACAGCACCCTGCACGCTGAAATCACGGTTCCGGGTTATGATGACATGGGGGCGTCCAGGCAACGGCTTGCCGCCGAAGGATTCCAGCGTCTTACGACCGAGCACGATTGGCTTGCCGATGGTCAGCTGCTTGAAGCGCCGAAGATCGGTCGAAAGTTTCCAGGGCATGCCGCCATCGCGGCCGATGACGCCGTTCTGCGCGACCGCGACGACGATGGAGACGGGAACAGTCATACCGCGATCGGTGCCTTGATGCTGGGATCGGCCACGTAGTTCTCCAGCGTGAAATCCTCGTAGCGGAAGGCAAAGAGATCCTTCACCGCCGGATTGATGCGCATGGTCGGCAAGGGCTTCGGGGTTCGCGTCAGTTGCAGCTCTGCCTGCTCGAAGTGGTTCCTGTAGAGATGCGCATCGCCGAGAGTGTGGACGAAATCGCCGGGCTTGAGCCCTGTCACCTGCGCCATCATCATTGTCAGGAGAGCATAGGACGGGATGTTGAAGGGCACGCCGAGGAATATGTCGGCGGACCGCTGGTAGAGTTGGCAGGAGAGCCGGCCGTCCGCCACGTAGAACTGGAACAGGCAGTGGCAGGGCGGAAGCGCCATCTCGTCAACCAGCGCCGGGTTCCACGCCGAAACGATGTGGCGGCGGGAGTTCGGGTTGGTCTTCAGTGATTCGATCACATTGGCGATCTGGTCGATATGGCCACCGTCGGGCGCCGGCCATGATCGCCACTGGGCACCGTAGACCGGCCCGAGATCGCCATTCTGGTCGGCCCATTCATCCCATATGGTGACGCCGTTTTCCCTCAGATAGGCGATGTTGGTATCGCCGCGCAGGAACCAGAGCAACTCGTGGATGATCGACCGCAGGTGCAGCTTCTTCGTCGTCAGGACGGGAAAGCCCTCCTCGAGGTCGAAGCGCATCTGGTAGCCGAAGACGGAGCGAGTGCCGGTCCCGGTTCGGTCTCCACGGTCGGTGCCGTGATCCATCACATGTCGGAGAAGGTCGAGATATTGCCGCATGATTTCACTGCCACTATGTTCGGTAGGCATCCTACAGGCCGCAGCATCCGGAACCAAGCGCCGACAGGACATCCGGGATGTCTATCCCCCGAAGTTAGGGTACCTGCATCCGAACGGGTCGAGGATGCGATCTATTCGAGTTCGCACCCCTTTTCACGGCGTAAGGAAATCCCTATATCTGCCTTGCCGGGCTTCGGTCCGGCTATGGCGATAAACGGTCGATGAAATAAGCCTATTGGACCCGGGGGCGGTACCCGGCGCCTCCACCAAAAACCGGTCTACCGAGACGACCGGCTTCTGATGGGGGCGAAATAGGATCGACAAGGGTGTAAAGATCGAACTTTTGCTCGGCATGATACCGCCGTTATCGGGTCACAATAGTAGTTGCAAACGACAACTATGCGGAAGCTCGTCTCGCTGCCTAATGGCGGTGTGACACTTCAAATCAAGTCCTAAGGGGTCGCACTCTTAGGCGGGGTCCGAAGGCACCTGGCAACAGAAGCCTTCACCTTCTCCCTTTTTGCGAAATTATATGCACTGGCCATCAAGCGGGCGCTTTTCCGCGTATGGCTGGCATGGCATAAGGATGCTTCGAGAAAGCATTCAGAACTGAGAGACAGAACCGCATGGGGCAGGATCATATCCGCTACGATATCTTGGCGCAGGACGCATTGCGCGGTGTTATCCGAAAGGTGCTGAGCGAAGTTGCTGCCACGGGTCGGCTGCCAGGCGACCACCATTTCTTCATCACCTTCCTGACCGGCGCCCCGGGCGTTCGCATCTCTCAGCATCTCAAGACGAAGTATCCCGAGCAGATGACGATCGTCATCCAGCACCAGTTCTGGGACCTGAAGGTATCCGACACCCAGTTCGAGATCGGCCTGTCCTTCTCTGATACGCCGGAGCGGCTGGTGGTCCCGTTCAATGCGATTCGCGGTTTCTATGATCCGTCGGTGAATTTCGAGCTCGAGTTCGAGGTGCCGTTGGCGGAAGAGGACGAGAACTCCGCGGCCGAGATCACTGCCATTCCCGTTGAGAGTGCCGCAAGGCATGACGCCGTCGAACAGGCGGAAGGGGAGGAAAAGAAGCCGGCGTCAGTCGTGTCGCTCGATTCCTTCCGAAAGAAGCAATAGGGTTGCCGGGCCATGAGCGGTGACGTCGTCAATCTGCGCCAGGCCCGGAAGGCGAAGCAGCGCCTGGAGAAGGAGAGGCAGGCCGATCAGAACCGGCTCACCTTTGGTCGTAGCAAGACGGAAAAGACACTGACGAAGGCGCTGAACCGCAAGGCCGAGCGCTCGCTTGACCAGGGACGACTGGAAAGGCAGGACGATCGGGACTGAACGGCGCACTCCGAAGACGCGAGGTCGTTCGGACGTCCAGCAGGGTATGACCTTTGCTTTCGACAGGAGGCGCCGGTGATCCGCAAACATTCTGCAACACTGCATGGCCACCGTACCAGTTTCTCCCTCGAGGACGAATTCTGGGAGGAGCTGAAACGCATCGCCGCGGAACGTGGTCTCAGCATCGCCGGCCTCATTGCCTCGATCGACGATGCCAGAGCGCCGGACAGCAATCTGTCTTCTGCGCTGCGGCTGCATGTCCTTCGATGGCACCAGGAAAAAAACGCATCCGACCTTCGTTGAGTGCTATTGCTCGACGCCGGGCAGGCTCTGGAACACGGGCGGCTCTAGAGGTGCGCCGCCGGGAGCGATCAGTTCCTGGACGGGTGGTACCGTAAGGGCTGGTGGCGCCTCCTCCGCCCTTCGAGCCTCCGCCTCCCTGGCCGCCGCTTCGGCTCGCTCTCGCTCCGCCCTTGCAGCCGCCTCCGCGCGTTGCCGTTCCTCTTCCTCGCGTCGCGCCCGCTCTTCCGCCTCGGCCCTTTCCCGCGCTGCCTGGCGCTCCGCCTCCAGGAAGCGATAAAGTGCCACCTCGCGCCGGAGCCGCTGTTTCTCGAGCACGCTCGCCTGCAGCATCTCCACGCGACGACGCTCGCGCTCGAATGCCCGTAGCGACAGGAAGTTGGTCAGCGGTGCCACGTCGAACTCGATCGACGGATTCTCAAGATCGCCGGAATAGAGCCAGCGGACCATTGGCTCGCCTCCCGCCAGCCCCTCGTCGCCCGGCTCGTAGGCGATCGCGAGCTCGCCATGCAGGGCCTGCTCGAGAAGATCAACCCTCACCTCGCCGCTGACCCTGCTGTTGCCGGCGTCGGCCGTGACGTTCTGCGCCCTCGCCTCCCCATCCGTGATGGTGAAGGGGATCACTACTTCGCGGAACGTCGCTTGGCCTCGGCGAACAAACTGCTCCGCCAGCGGACGTATCCTCTCCTCCGTCACCTCCCCCTCCAGCTTGTCGACCTCTTCAAGGAATGGCGGCAGCGCTTCAGGATCAAGGCGGTTGATGGTGAGCGTTGCGATGGTGATCTCGCCGGAACCGTTGAGCGCATCCAACAAGTCAGCGGGCGTATTTCCGGTGGACTCGGCTGCCACCAGCGCACTGAACCGGCCGGTTGCAATCGGGCCGTCCTGGCCGTCCCAGACGAGTGCTGCAAGGTCGGCATCCTCAACCGTGAACCTTGTCTGGAAGATCCCCGTGCCTTCACCATTGTTGATCGCAAGACGCCCGCCGATCTTTCCCCCCTGCCACGTGCCCGCAGCGTCCTCGATCGCGATCCCGCCATTGCGATGTTCAATCGTGGCCGAGAAGTCACGGATATCGCCCATCATCCCTGGACGGAACATCGCGGCGCGGACTTTCAGGCGGGCTTCGCTCGTCCCGAAGATCGGCATGGAGAAAGGCTTTTCCCAAAGCTGCCCCGTCTCGGGCTCCTGAACCGGCCCATAGACTGCCTCGGCGAGCCAGGCGAGGTCGAGGCTGTCGACGGCCAGGTCCCCGCTGAGCATCGTGACGGAGGAGGATCGATCAAGGGTTAGAGTGTCGCTGGCAACCCGGTTCCCACCGAACTCACCGGCGAGCTTGTCCAGGCGGACGTTGTCGGCTGAGATGCTGATCTCCGTCGACATCGTGGTAGGCAAGCCCGTGCCGAACTGCGGAATTCCGATGCCGGTCATCAGCAGGTACGGCTCCACATCTTCCGAGCGCAGGGTGAGGCGACCTTGGCCTGTGCCGAATGCCGAAGAACTCAGTTCCACCTCGCCTTCCCCGTGGAACTGCGTTCGGTCCGTCGAGAAGGACA from Pseudorhizobium banfieldiae encodes the following:
- the hflK gene encoding FtsH protease activity modulator HflK, giving the protein MPWSNQNGGGGPWGGGGGNNQGPWGGGGSNRPRGGGGSGSGGPPDLEDLIRRSQDRLRGIVPGGFNGGAAVFVILAIVAFLAIQSVYTVQPDERGVELRFGKPKEEISMPGLHFHFWPFETVEIVKVTEQQQNIGAAGSAQSSAGLMLSGDQNIVNVQFSVLYTVSDPKAYLFNLESPSATLQQVAESAMREVVGRRPAQDIFRDNREDISTEVRAIIQGTMDTYGSGISINAVPIEDAAPPREVADAFEEVQRAEQDEDRFVEEANQYANQQLGQARGQAAQIREEAAAYKDRVVNEAQGEAQRFISIYDEYATAPEVTRQRIFLETMETVLKNSNKIIMDERQGVVPYLPLNELNRGSSQQGDNR
- a CDS encoding dihydrofolate reductase, coding for MTVPVSIVVAVAQNGVIGRDGGMPWKLSTDLRRFKQLTIGKPIVLGRKTLESFGGKPLPGRPHVIITRNRDFSVQGAVTIDGVEKALAKAQEVAAETGAAEVCVIGGGEVYRQVMNLVDVLYVTHVEVAVPDGDTFFPPIDPAVFEKVEETLVPAGERDDYPTRFAIYRRRPATN
- a CDS encoding thymidylate synthase, whose amino-acid sequence is MRQYLDLLRHVMDHGTDRGDRTGTGTRSVFGYQMRFDLEEGFPVLTTKKLHLRSIIHELLWFLRGDTNIAYLRENGVTIWDEWADQNGDLGPVYGAQWRSWPAPDGGHIDQIANVIESLKTNPNSRRHIVSAWNPALVDEMALPPCHCLFQFYVADGRLSCQLYQRSADIFLGVPFNIPSYALLTMMMAQVTGLKPGDFVHTLGDAHLYRNHFEQAELQLTRTPKPLPTMRINPAVKDLFAFRYEDFTLENYVADPSIKAPIAV
- a CDS encoding SspB family protein; translated protein: MGQDHIRYDILAQDALRGVIRKVLSEVAATGRLPGDHHFFITFLTGAPGVRISQHLKTKYPEQMTIVIQHQFWDLKVSDTQFEIGLSFSDTPERLVVPFNAIRGFYDPSVNFELEFEVPLAEEDENSAAEITAIPVESAARHDAVEQAEGEEKKPASVVSLDSFRKKQ
- a CDS encoding DUF4169 family protein; the protein is MSGDVVNLRQARKAKQRLEKERQADQNRLTFGRSKTEKTLTKALNRKAERSLDQGRLERQDDRD
- a CDS encoding ribbon-helix-helix domain-containing protein, which gives rise to MIRKHSATLHGHRTSFSLEDEFWEELKRIAAERGLSIAGLIASIDDARAPDSNLSSALRLHVLRWHQEKNASDLR